One Candidatus Neomarinimicrobiota bacterium genomic region harbors:
- a CDS encoding protein-L-isoaspartate(D-aspartate) O-methyltransferase, translating into MDVRYFRSIIGIVCFTFASLVFAQDDKDYEKLREVMVETQIESRGVKNEEVLSAIRGVPRHLFIDESLWPTAYSDGPLPIGYGQTISQPYIVAFMTELLQPDSHHVVLEIGTGSGYQAAVLAKLVHHVYTIEIVPELGRKAKVTLRRLGYNNISVRVGDGYKGWPEEEPFDRIIVTAAPEEVPQELVEQLKPGGRMVLPVGPRWWGQDLLVIEKDETGKMARNNIIPVRFVPMVHQEERKN; encoded by the coding sequence ATGGATGTGCGGTATTTCAGAAGTATAATTGGGATTGTCTGTTTTACTTTTGCCTCCCTAGTTTTTGCCCAAGATGATAAAGATTATGAAAAGTTAAGAGAAGTTATGGTCGAGACGCAGATTGAATCCCGTGGTGTAAAGAATGAAGAGGTCCTGTCCGCTATACGGGGCGTCCCTAGGCACCTTTTTATCGATGAATCGCTCTGGCCCACGGCCTACTCTGACGGCCCCCTTCCCATCGGTTACGGACAGACAATCAGCCAGCCTTACATTGTGGCATTCATGACAGAATTGCTCCAGCCCGACAGTCACCATGTGGTTCTGGAGATCGGTACCGGCTCAGGCTATCAGGCCGCTGTGTTGGCGAAGTTGGTTCACCACGTCTACACCATAGAAATTGTACCTGAACTTGGCCGCAAAGCAAAGGTGACTCTGAGGCGGCTTGGTTACAATAATATTTCCGTCCGAGTTGGAGACGGCTACAAAGGGTGGCCTGAAGAGGAACCCTTTGATCGGATCATCGTTACAGCGGCCCCTGAGGAAGTGCCTCAGGAATTGGTGGAGCAGCTCAAACCGGGAGGCAGAATGGTCTTGCCAGTTGGACCTCGGTGGTGGGGCCAAGACCTGCTTGTGATTGAAAAGGATGAGACAGGCAAAATGGCACGGAATAATATCATTCCCGTCCGATTCGTTCCCATGGTCCACCAGGAAGAACGGAAAAACTAA
- a CDS encoding DUF3228 family protein produces MIKVAVNDFVRRQVEGSGKTYATDLTFEEIVNHASVRFETGYFKEGYRDGVVIVEAADEMTSHFVCPYVKIDQATELKAESVRRREGEEPYIQIRAAMGSPLPVEKVEFILYRHDILKENDEHSSDAEWELISIQAVPEGVDQLPMGPVTMMRNQLALPGGTKAHYSSEEWAEAVRFWQEYAALTPGEKT; encoded by the coding sequence ATGATAAAGGTAGCTGTCAACGATTTCGTCCGGCGGCAGGTAGAGGGGTCAGGCAAAACATACGCCACAGATCTTACTTTTGAAGAGATAGTGAACCACGCTTCAGTCCGCTTTGAAACAGGATATTTCAAGGAAGGGTATAGGGATGGAGTAGTGATTGTTGAAGCCGCAGATGAAATGACCAGCCATTTTGTCTGTCCTTATGTAAAAATTGATCAGGCCACAGAACTGAAGGCCGAATCTGTCCGACGTCGAGAAGGGGAGGAGCCTTACATTCAGATCCGTGCAGCCATGGGCTCACCACTGCCGGTGGAGAAAGTGGAGTTCATTCTGTATCGCCACGATATACTTAAGGAGAATGATGAGCATAGTAGTGATGCTGAATGGGAACTGATTTCAATCCAGGCTGTGCCTGAAGGGGTGGATCAACTGCCCATGGGGCCAGTTACCATGATGCGGAACCAGCTGGCACTCCCAGGCGGGACCAAAGCTCATTACAGTTCTGAAGAGTGGGCTGAAGCTGTGAGGTTCTGGCAGGAGTATGCGGCGCTTACTCCGGGAGAAAAGACTTAG